Within Butyrivibrio fibrisolvens, the genomic segment AATGGGCCTTATCTTACTCATATCGCTGTGAGAAAGATAAGAAGAGAATCCAGATGATCGAAAGATCAGGACTGATTCCTGCATAACAGGTTAAGTTATGTAGGGCGCAGGGCGGATGCCTTGGCACTAAGAGCCGATGAAAGACGTGATAAGCTGCGAAAAGCTGCGGGGAGAGGCAAATACTTCAAGATCCGCAGATATCTGAATGGGGCAACCTAACCAGGGAGACCCTGGTTGACCTTAACTGAATCCATAGGTTAAGGCCGGGAACCCGGTGAACTGAAACATCTAAGTAGCCGGAGGAAGAGAAAACAAAAGTGATTCCGTAAGTAGCGGCGAGCGAACGCGGAAGAGCCCAAACCGGAGAGCTTGCTTTCCGGGGTTCGGACTGCATGATCGATTCAAATCTGCTAACAGAAAGGTCCTGGAAAGACCTGCCAGAGAACGTGAAAGCCGTGTATGTGAAAGTGGAAGAGACGAGGCAGAATCCAGAGTAGGACGAGACACGTGAAACCTTGTCTGAAAGAGCGGGGACCACCCCGTAAGGCTAAATACTACTTAGTGACCGATAGCGCATAGTACCGTGAGGGAAAGGTGAAAAGGACCCCGGGAGGGGAGTGAAAGAGAACCTGAAACCCTGTGCCTGCAAGCTGCGAAAGCTCTATATACGAGTGATCGCGTACTTTTTGTAGAACGGTCCGGCGAGTTATGTATACCGGCAAGGTTAAGTGTTTAAGACACGTAAGCCGAAGGGAAACCAAGTGTGAATAGTGCGAATAGTCAGTATACATAGACCCGAAACCGGGTGATCTATCCATGGACAGGATGAAGCGGCCGTAAAAGGCTGTGGAGGTCCGAACGCACATCCGTTGAAAAGGGTGGCGATGAGCTGTGGATAGGGGAGAAATTCCAATCGAACTCGGAGATAGCTGGTTCTCCCCGAAATAGCTTTAGGGCTAGCCTTGTAGCGTGCCTGTTGGAGGTAGAGCACTGAATATCCGCGGGGGCTTCACCGCTTACCAAAGATTATCAAACTGCGAATGCCAGTCAGGTTTAGCACAGGAGTCAGACTGCACGAGATAAGTTGGGCAGTCAAAAGGGAAACAGCCCAGATCTACGGCTAAGGTCCCAAAGTACGTGTTAAGTGGAAAAGGATGTGGGATTTCATAGACAGCTAGGATGTTGGCTCAGAAGCAGCCACCCATTCAAAGAGTGCGTAATAGCTCACTAGCCGAGAGGTCCTGCGCCGAAAATTACCGGGGCTAAAACACGACACCGAAGCCTAGGGATTGCTTGTATCTACGGGTATAAGTGATCGGTAGGGGAGCATTCATAAGAGCGTAGAAACTGTACCGATAAGGAGCAGCGGAGCGTTATGAAGAGAGAATGCCGGAATGAGTAGCGAGATGAGGGTGAGAATCCCTCAGGCCGAATATCCAAGGATTCCAGGGTAAAGCTGATCTGCCCTGGGGAAGTCGGGACCTAAGACGAGGCCGAAAGGCGTAGCCGATGGACAGCAGGTTGATATTCCTGCACCAGATATCATCAGAACTGTGGGGACACAGGTGATAAGGACAGCCCGGGAGAGCAGCCCGGGGCAAGCATGGCAAGAGGAAAGGGAGAAAACCCCTTTCAGGATCGAGCTGTGTGACGTGGAGCGAAATAAAGTAGTGAAGTGTCCGGAGGACCTGTCGAGAAAAGCCGCTATAGTGTGATATCTGCCCGTACCGTAAACCGACACAGGTGGATGAGGAGAGAATCCTAAGGCCGACGGAAGAAGCATTGCTAAGGAACTCGGCAAAATGTACCCGTAACTTCGGGATAAGGGTAGCCCTCATGTATGAGTATATGAGGGCCGCAGAGAAGAGGCTCAAGCAACTGTTTAGCAAAAACACAGGTCTATGCGAAACCGAAAGGTGAAGTATATGGGCTGACGCCTGCCCGGTGCTGGAAGGTTAAGAGGAGAGGTTAGAGCAATCGAAGCTTTGAATTTAAGCCCCAGTAAACGGCGGCCGTAACTATAACGGTCCTAAGGTAGCGAAATTCCTTGTCGGGTAAGTTCCGACCCGCACGAAAGGCGTAATGATTTGAGTACTGTCTCGGCAATGCATCCGGTGAAATTGAAGTGCCAGTGAAGATGCTGGCTACCCGCGCCAGGACGGAAAGACCCCATGGAGCTTTACTCCAGCTTGATACTGGGATCCGGTATTGTATGTACAGGATAGGTGGGAGGCTAAGAGATTGTGGCGTCAGTTGCAAAGGAGCCGCTGTTGGGATACCACCCTTACCGTACTGGATTTCTAACCATGGACCGTGAAACCGGTCCGGGGACAATGTCTGGCGGGGAGTTTGACTGGGGCGGTCGCCTCCGAAAGAGTATCGGAGGCGCTCAAAGGTTCCTTCAGGATGGACGGAAACCATCCGAAGAGTGCAAAGGCATAAGGGAGCCTGACTGTGACACCGACGGGTGGAACAGGTACGAAAGTAGGACTTAGTGATCCGGTGGCAGAACGTGGGATTGCCATCGCTCAACGGATAAAAGCTACCCTGGGGATAACAGGCTTATCACTCCCAAGAGTTCACATCGACGGAGTGGTTTGGCACCTCGATGTCGGCTCATCACATCCTGGGGCTGTAGCAGGTCCCAAGGGTTGGGCTGTTCGCCCATTAAAGTGGTACGCGAGCTGGGTTCAGAACGTCGTGAGACAGTTCGGTCCCTATCCGGCGCGGGCGTAGGATATCTGAGAGGAGCTGTCCTTAGTACGAGAGGACCGGGATGGACGGACCGCTGGTGTATCTGCTGCGAAGGCAATCGCATAAGGCAGGGTAGCCAAGTCTGGCAGGGATAAACGCTGAAGGCATCTAAGCGTGAAGCCCCCTCAAGATGAGATATCCCCACGCAAGTGGTAAGACCCCTTGGAGAGTACGAGGTTGATAGGCACAAGGTGTAAGAGTGGTAACATTCTCAGCTGATGTGTACTAATAGGTCGAGGACTTAACCAAAAAAGTCAAGAAAAGTTTGGAGATTCAGTGTTCGGTTTTGAAGGAATGATCAAGGCTCTGTGCATTGCATGGAGCTTTTTTTTGTCTGTTACTATTCTATGTTTTTTGCTCAAATGCGCATAAATATAGGCAAAAACCTTTTTACACACTACCTAAACTATGGTATACTTATTAAACGTATGAGATTATCTCATTTTATTTTATCGGGAGGAAATACCATGAAGCACGTTAAGACACTTGCTACAAGAAATCTTAAAGAGTCTATGAAGAAGGGCGGATGCGGCGAATGCCAGACATCTTGTCAGTCAGCTTGTAAGACATCTTGCACAGTTGGTAATCAGAGCTGTGAGCAGCTTGCTAAGAACTAACCTTTTTTCTATTCAATTGGTTCAGATTCTGATGTTTCCCTTTTGGGGATGATCGGACCCCAGTAATCCGTCAATTATCTCAAGGGATTATGTAAGCATGTATAGCGATATTCCTAGTAATTTATTACAGGCATATTGCTATACTTGTTTTCTGTGTTTTTAAATTTTAATATTATTTACTGGTAGATAGAGAGTTATAGATTTAATGGTACATTTATTTAAAAATAATGGTTATAACATCGTTCTTGATGTGAACAGCGGCAGTGTTCATGTAGTTGATGAGATTGTATATGATCTTATTCCTTCAGTAGAAGAGATTCTCAAAGGAATGTTTGGTACAGCTCAGATTCCTGATGAAGAAGAGAATGGTGAAGTTAGTAAAGAGCTCCTTGAAGAAGTATCCAAGAGTATTATTATAAAGGGTACAACATATCCTGAGAGCGAAGTGGCAGAGGCTGTAGAAGAGATCCTTTCATTAAGACAGGCTGGACAGCTTTATACAGATGATATATATGAGAATTATGTAGAAGAGTTTAAGACTCGCGATACAGTAATTAAAGCTTTATGCCTTAATATAGCGCATGATTGCAATCTTCGTTGCAAATATTGTTTTGCAGATGAGGGAGAATATCATGGTCGTAAGGCTATGATGACATTTGAAGTCGGTAAGGCTGCACTTGATTTCCTTGTTAAGAATTCAGGTAATCGTCATAACCTTGAGGTTGATTTCTTTGGCGGTGAGCCTCTTATGAACTGGGAAGTTGTAAAACAGATCGTAGAGTATGGCCGTAGCATTGAAAAAGAAGCTGGTAAGAATTTCAGATTCACAATTACGACTAATGGTACTCTTCTTACTCAGGAGATACTTGATTATTGCAACAAAGAGATGGGTAATATAGTTCTCTCGATTGATGGACGTAAGGAAGTCAATGACAAGATGAGACCTAATGCTGCCGGTCATGGAATGTATGATGTGATCGTTCCTAAATATCTTAAAGTTGCAGAGTCCAGACATCAGCTTAGATATTTCGTTAGAGGTACATTTACTCATAACAACCTTGATTTCTCTGAAGATGTTAAGCATCTTGCAGATCTTGGCTTTAAGCAGATTTCAATGGAGCCTGTAGTTGCAAAGCCGGAAGATTGGTATGCTATTAAAGAAGAAGATCTTCCAAAGCTTAAGGAAGAGTATGATAAGCTTGCAAAGATTTACCTTCAGTATCGCAAAGAAGGTAAAGGATTCAATTTCTTCCACTTCAATATTGATCTTTCAGGTGGACCTTGCGTAGCTAAGCGTCTTTCAGGATGTGGAAGTGGTTGTGAATATGTAGGCGTTACACCTTGGGGTGACATCTATCCTTGTCATCAGTTCGTAGGTAACGAAGATTTTATTATGGGTAATGTCTTTGAAGGAATCAAACGTACTGATATTCAGCAGAAGTTTAAAGAGAGTAACGTATACTCAAGACCTGAGTGTCAGAAGTGCTTTGCAAGATACTATTGCAGTGGTGGATGTAGTGCTAACGCCTATAATTTCAATGGAGAAATCAACACAGTATATAAAGAAGGTTGTGAACTTCAACGTAAGCGCATAGAATGTGCGATTATGATAAAAGCGGCACTTGCTGAAGAAGCAGATGCCAAAAACGTGGGTTAACGGAGGTTATTAAAATGAAAAAGTTAAAGCAAGTACTGCCATTAGTTGTTGTACTGGCTGTACTGGTCGGATTGTTCTACGTTGCCTGGCATGGAGTTGGGGAAACACGTGATGGCTCTATGCACGACATCAATTTCGGTCTCGATCTAGCTGGTGGTGTCAGCATTACTTACCAGGTAGCCGGTGAAAATGGTGGAACACCTACAACTCAGGAGATGGATGATACTGTATCAAAGCTTTCAAAGCGTGTAGCTTCTGAACTTAATACTACAGAAGCTTCTGTTTACAAAGAAGGTTCTGATCGTATCACAGTAGAGATTCCAGGTGCTACAGATGAGATTTTCGAAACACTTTCAACACCAGGTAATCTGTATTTCATTCGTGAGTACAATGATCAGGGAACTCCTAACTATTATGATCCCTATGGTATGGGATACTCAGCATTCTATATGCTTTCTGATGGTGTAACAGTTGAGTCTCTTCAAGCTAGTGGAGATATCGTTCTTTCAGGAGAAGATATTGCTGATGCACAGGCCGGTGTTGACAATTCTGGAACAGGTTCTGAGTATATCGTAGAGCTTACACTTACATCTGAAGGTGCTAAGAAGTTCGCTACAGCTACAGAAGCAGCTTATGCTAACGGATGGACTATTGGTATCTACTATGATGGCGCATTTATTAGTGTTCCAAGAGTGCAGGCTGTTATATCAGACGGTAAGGCTTCAATCACAGGTATGAGTTCATATGAAGCTGCAGAAAACCTCGCATCTACAATTCGTATTGGTGGACTTGATGTATCTCTTACAGAACTTCGTGCTAATGTCGTAGGAGCTCAGCTTGGTGCCAGTGCTATTCATACAAGTAAGATTGCAGCTATCATTGGTCTTGCTCTCATCGTTCTGTTTATGATCATCATCTTCAGGATCCTTGGTGTAGCAGCATCAATGGCTCTTGGTTTTTACTGCTGCTTCATGGTAATACTTCTTTCAGCATTTGATATAACACTTACTCTTCCTGGTATTGCAGGTATCATTCTTTCAATCGGTATGGCGGTTGATGCTAACGTTCTTGTATTTGCTCGTATCAGAGAAGAAATTGCTAACGGCAGCGCTGTAGATAAGGCAATGAAAGCCGGATATTCCAAGGCTCTTTCAGCTATCCTTGATGGAAATATTACAACACTTATTGCTGCCGGAGTTCTTGGACTTCGTGGAACAGGTACAGTAAGAGGTTTCGCTATAACTCTTGCACTTGGTATAGTTATTTCCATGTTCACAGCACTTTTTGTAACAAGAGGAATTTCTGCACTCCTTTATAACCTTGGATTTAAGACTGAATCTTTCTATGGTAAGGCTAAAGCTCCTAAGAAGATTGACTTTGTATCTAAGAGGAATATCTTCTATGCGATTTCTGTTCTTATAATCGTATGTGGTATAGGTACATGTGTATATAATCACACAGCAGGTAATCATGCTTTCAACTATTCAATTGACTTTGTAGGTGGTACAGCTACAACAGTTACTTTCGAAGATGGCAAGACTCCTTCAGTAGAAGATCTTGAAAGCTCAATTGAACCAGCTATTATTTCAGCAGCATCTGCTGCAGATGCAAACCTTAAGAACCTGTCAATATCACATCAGATTGTTAATGATCAGGATCAGGTAGTATTTAAGACACAGTCTCTTTCAACAGATGCTTCACAGGCTGTTAATGAACTTCTTACAACAACCTATGGTGCAACAGATGTTACATACGAGACAATCAGTGCTACAATAAGTGATGAGATGACAAGTGATGCAAGCTGGGCAACAGTTATAGCTCTTATCCTTATGCTTATCTATATCTATTTCAGATTTAGAGATATTCGCTTTGGTGCAAGTGCCATCATCGCTCTTGCTCACGATGCTATCATGGTTATCATGTGCTATGCATTCACAAGACTTGAAGTTGGAAGCACATTTATTGCTGTAGTTCTTACTATTATCGGTTACTCTATCAACGATACAATCGTTACATTTGACCGTATCCGTGAGAACCAGCATGGCCTTCGTAATCAGGAGCAGCTTAAAGAGCTGGTCAATGAATCTGTTAACCAGACTCTTACTAGATCACTGTTTACATCTATCACAACATTCATCATGGTACTTTGCCTGTATGTAGTAGGTGTTCAGGATATTAAGACCTTCGCACTTCCTCTTATGGTTGGTGTAGTAAGTGGTACATATTCTTCTATCTGCATTGCATCACAGCTTTGGTTCTCTATGAAGAAGAAAAGTGTAGAAAAGGCTTAATCTTTTTAGAAAACTATTCAGACTGCAGGAAGTTAGAGCTTTCTGCAGTCTATTTTATTGCTTGGCATGAAGTTTGAATCATATATCTATTGTATTGCTTAGCATGAAGTCTGAATCATATATCTATACTATTGCTTAACATGAAGTCTGAATCATATATCTATTTTTAAGAATATTAAAAAGGGTGCTTTATAAATGTCAAAATGGATGATTGCAGCTAAGAAGGCTGATTTTAATAAAATAGCAAAAGACTTTAATATAAGTCCTATTACAGCCAGACTGTTAAGGAATCGAGGGCTGGTTGATCTGGAAGATATCAGAAGATATCTTTTTGGAGGGCGTGAAGACTTAAGGGATGCCCATGATCTTACTGATATAGAAAAGGCTGCATGTATTATGAGGGACAGGATTGATGCCGGATGTAAGATCAGAATTATCGGTGACTATGATGTGGATGGAATATGTTCTTCCTATATTCTATGGGCTGGTCTTAACTTTGCTGCAAAGGGTTCTAAAGCTTCCAGTGCAACTGAAACGATTATAGACTACAGGCTTCCGGATAGGATCAAAGACGGATATGGTCTTAACGAAAGGCTTGTTAGAGAAGCTGTAGATGACAATATCGATACTATAATTACTTGCGATAATGGTATAGCTGCATATAATGAGGTAGCTTTAGCCAAAGAGCTGGGTCTTACAATAGTTGTGACTGATCATCATGAAGTTCCGATATCTAAAGAAGGTGATGAAGAAGTACAGATCCTTCCTCCGGCTGATGCAGTCGTAGATCCCAAGAGACATGACTGCAATGTAACATTTAAGGAGATATGTGGAGGAGTCGTAGCTTATAAATTCATTCAGATTCTTTTTGAACAATATGAAAAGTCAGGATGGAATCATGCACCTTTAATGGTAGAAGATTTCTATAATGAGATGCTTGAATTTGCAGCTCTTTCAACAGTATGTGATGTCATGCCTATAGAAGATGAGAACAGAGTATTTGTCAAAGAAGGTCTTAGACAGATGGAGAATTCTCACAATCTGGGACTTAGAAGTCTTATTAATGTCAATGGCCTTCTTGGAAGCAAGATGACAGGTTATCATCTTGGCTTTGTGATAGGTCCTTGCCTTAATGCAACTGGAAGACTTGACAGTGCTATGAGAGGACTTGATCTTCTGACAGCATCAAATGAGATGACAGCAGTTAATATTGCAGGAGATCTTAAAGCGCTTAATGATAGCAGGAAGACCATGACTCAAAAAGGTGTAGATCTTGCTACGCAGGAGATGGATAAGTATGGCAAAGATATACCTAAAGTCATAGTTTTGTATCAGCCGGATCTCCATGAGTCTATAGCCGGAATAGTTGCTGGAAGAGTTAGAGAGAAGTATTCAAGGCCTACTATTGTACTTACCAATGCCAAAGAAGGCGCAAAGGGAAGCGGAAGATCTACAGAGAATTATGATATGTTCAGAGAATTATCTGAATGTAAAGACCTATTTACTAAATTCGGTGGACACAAGATGGCTGCCGGGTTATCTCTTGCAATTGATAACATAGAAGAACTCAGACAAAGACTCAATGCTAACTGTACACTTTCAGAAGAAGATTTCGTAGAAGTAAAGCATCTGGATATGATACTTCCTCTTCAGTATTTAAGCATTCCGCTTATCAAAGAGTTCGATATCCTCGAGCCTTTTGGT encodes:
- the scfA gene encoding six-cysteine ranthipeptide SCIFF: MKHVKTLATRNLKESMKKGGCGECQTSCQSACKTSCTVGNQSCEQLAKN
- the scfB gene encoding thioether cross-link-forming SCIFF peptide maturase — protein: MVHLFKNNGYNIVLDVNSGSVHVVDEIVYDLIPSVEEILKGMFGTAQIPDEEENGEVSKELLEEVSKSIIIKGTTYPESEVAEAVEEILSLRQAGQLYTDDIYENYVEEFKTRDTVIKALCLNIAHDCNLRCKYCFADEGEYHGRKAMMTFEVGKAALDFLVKNSGNRHNLEVDFFGGEPLMNWEVVKQIVEYGRSIEKEAGKNFRFTITTNGTLLTQEILDYCNKEMGNIVLSIDGRKEVNDKMRPNAAGHGMYDVIVPKYLKVAESRHQLRYFVRGTFTHNNLDFSEDVKHLADLGFKQISMEPVVAKPEDWYAIKEEDLPKLKEEYDKLAKIYLQYRKEGKGFNFFHFNIDLSGGPCVAKRLSGCGSGCEYVGVTPWGDIYPCHQFVGNEDFIMGNVFEGIKRTDIQQKFKESNVYSRPECQKCFARYYCSGGCSANAYNFNGEINTVYKEGCELQRKRIECAIMIKAALAEEADAKNVG
- the secD gene encoding protein translocase subunit SecD, with product MKKLKQVLPLVVVLAVLVGLFYVAWHGVGETRDGSMHDINFGLDLAGGVSITYQVAGENGGTPTTQEMDDTVSKLSKRVASELNTTEASVYKEGSDRITVEIPGATDEIFETLSTPGNLYFIREYNDQGTPNYYDPYGMGYSAFYMLSDGVTVESLQASGDIVLSGEDIADAQAGVDNSGTGSEYIVELTLTSEGAKKFATATEAAYANGWTIGIYYDGAFISVPRVQAVISDGKASITGMSSYEAAENLASTIRIGGLDVSLTELRANVVGAQLGASAIHTSKIAAIIGLALIVLFMIIIFRILGVAASMALGFYCCFMVILLSAFDITLTLPGIAGIILSIGMAVDANVLVFARIREEIANGSAVDKAMKAGYSKALSAILDGNITTLIAAGVLGLRGTGTVRGFAITLALGIVISMFTALFVTRGISALLYNLGFKTESFYGKAKAPKKIDFVSKRNIFYAISVLIIVCGIGTCVYNHTAGNHAFNYSIDFVGGTATTVTFEDGKTPSVEDLESSIEPAIISAASAADANLKNLSISHQIVNDQDQVVFKTQSLSTDASQAVNELLTTTYGATDVTYETISATISDEMTSDASWATVIALILMLIYIYFRFRDIRFGASAIIALAHDAIMVIMCYAFTRLEVGSTFIAVVLTIIGYSINDTIVTFDRIRENQHGLRNQEQLKELVNESVNQTLTRSLFTSITTFIMVLCLYVVGVQDIKTFALPLMVGVVSGTYSSICIASQLWFSMKKKSVEKA
- the recJ gene encoding single-stranded-DNA-specific exonuclease RecJ, giving the protein MSKWMIAAKKADFNKIAKDFNISPITARLLRNRGLVDLEDIRRYLFGGREDLRDAHDLTDIEKAACIMRDRIDAGCKIRIIGDYDVDGICSSYILWAGLNFAAKGSKASSATETIIDYRLPDRIKDGYGLNERLVREAVDDNIDTIITCDNGIAAYNEVALAKELGLTIVVTDHHEVPISKEGDEEVQILPPADAVVDPKRHDCNVTFKEICGGVVAYKFIQILFEQYEKSGWNHAPLMVEDFYNEMLEFAALSTVCDVMPIEDENRVFVKEGLRQMENSHNLGLRSLINVNGLLGSKMTGYHLGFVIGPCLNATGRLDSAMRGLDLLTASNEMTAVNIAGDLKALNDSRKTMTQKGVDLATQEMDKYGKDIPKVIVLYQPDLHESIAGIVAGRVREKYSRPTIVLTNAKEGAKGSGRSTENYDMFRELSECKDLFTKFGGHKMAAGLSLAIDNIEELRQRLNANCTLSEEDFVEVKHLDMILPLQYLSIPLIKEFDILEPFGNGNDKPSFAARDIRIRSGRIMGKNKNCGKYKILDADGREYEMVYFGNMEKWHDFLTERYGNAIIDALYNNSVNTDIVLNIAYYPDINTWQGRESLQIVMTDFC